The Anabas testudineus chromosome 11, fAnaTes1.2, whole genome shotgun sequence genome has a segment encoding these proteins:
- the c11h18orf21 gene encoding UPF0711 protein C18orf21 homolog gives MKISLQEQPAKFLLDASLLYKETCPELSRFFLQWPVNATSKQKSSSLLQNASVCPYCYQWLQPHNHRIRLRPKKRPSARMQSILRRKARGKRLSLVQKNLLQRFHKSSSVLMATCHTCNKTSRHKGVNRDFIATLSKTHSTPGSSGKHKTPQSTTRSNMTTPKTPGKDTTPAHTPRCATSSNSAGSGSASSKSSSKPKNWVVQRLSKILMREDSKGSKKGGLKDFLSSL, from the exons ATGAAGATTTCTCTACAAGAACAACCGGCCAAGTTTTTATTAGACGCTTCTCTGCTGTACAAAGAAACATGTCCGGAGCTGTCGCGGTTCTTCCT gCAGTGGCCTGTGAATG CAACATCGAAGCAGAAATCCTCCAGTTTGTTGCAGAACGCCTCGGTGTGTCCCTACTGTTATCAGTGGCTACAGCCTCACAATCACCGGATCCGTCTGCGGCCCAAGAAACGTCCATCAGCACGGATGCAGAGCATACTGCGCAGGAAGGCCCGGGGCAAACGACTCAGTCTGGTGCAGAAAAATCTGCTGCAACGCTTCCATAAGTCTTCCTCCGTACTG ATGGCCACCTGCCACACTTGCAATAAGACATCTAGACACAAAGGAGTGAACAGGGACTTTATAGCTACCctctcaaaaacacacagcacaccgGGGAGCAGTGGCAAACACAAGACCCCACAGTCAACCACCAGATCCAATATGACCACCCCCAAGACTCCTGGTAAAGACACGACTCCTGCTCACACACCTAG GTGCGCCACCTCCTCTAACAGTGCAGGGTCTGGCTCGGCTTCCTCCAAGTCTTCCTCTAAACCTAAAAACTGGGTCGTCCAGCGTCTCAGCAAGATCCTCATGAGAGAGGACAGCAAGGGCAGCAAGAAGGGGGGCTTAAAAGACTTTCTGTCCTCACTTTGA